Genomic DNA from Mycolicibacterium helvum:
CGACCCGTTGATGACTGCCCTGGCCAGCGAACTGCGCAAGGTGACGGCGGTGACCATCGCCCGAGGGGAACTGGTGCACCGTCTGCAGGACACCTTCCGCACACTGATCGACGCGCGAACCATCCTGGCCTCCACCGACATCAGCGAGTCCCGCCCCTGGGTGACGCTGGCCGATGTCCATGTCCGCGGGCTGCTTCACCTACTGCGCGACGACGAACGCCTGGAGCTCTACGTCCGCCGCGAACTGGGCGCCCTGCTCGACTACGACCAACAGCGCGGCACCGCGCTGACGACCCTGCTGACGGTCTTCCTCGACACCCGGGGTAGCAAAGCCGATGCCGCTAAGCGGCTCCTGCTCTCGCGCCCGGTGCTCTATGAGCGGCTGGCCAAAATCGAATCGATCCTCGGTGTGGAACTCGATAATCCGCGGATCCGAACCTCGCTGCACGTCGCGGTCATCGCCAAAGCCCTGTTCGACGACGTGTCGGAAAGCCCCGTGCAATCCGACACGGCGTAGGGTTTCCGAGCGCTGCCGCTGCGGTGGACTGGTCTGATGACCAACACCCTTGCCTCTGACGTACTCGCCGTGGGCGATGTCGCGATGCTGATCAACGGAATGCCGTACGAGGCGGCCGCCGGCTGGATCGAAGTGGAAAGCCCCCGCGACGGTACCGTCCTCGGACGCGTCCCTCGCGCCGGAGAAGCCGAGATCGACGCCGCCATACAGGCCGCGCGCTCCGCGCAGCCTGCCTGGAGCGACTTCGCCCCGCGCGCCCGCGGCGCGGTGTTCCGCGCGATCGCCGATGCCCTGGAACCGGAAGTGGAATACTTAGCGCGGCTGTGCTCGGCCGAGAACGGCAACGCGTTGCGCACCCAAACCCGCGGTGAGGCAGCGTTTGTGGTCGACTGCTTCCGCTTCTTCAGCGGCCTGGCCCAAGAAGCCAAAGGCGAGACCATCCCGATCAACCTCGACGTGCTCGATTACTCGCGCCGCGAACCGCTGGGCGTGGTGGGCGCGATCATCCCGTGGAACGCCCCCCTCATGCTCGCCGCCGTCAAGATCGCCCCTGCCTTGCTGATGGGCAACACGATGGTGCTCAAAACTGCCGAAGACGCCCCCTTCGCCGTCCTCAAACTCGCCGAGATCTGCCAACGCCACCTACCCCACGGCGTACTCAACGTTGTCACCGGCTTCGGACCCGAAGCCGGTGAAGCGCTGACCGCACACCCCGGCGTGGACAAGCTGTCGTTCACCGGGTCCACGGCCGTCGGTCGGCGCATTATGACCAAGGCCGCAGATCGCATCGTTCCGGTCTCCCTGGAACTCGGCGGCAAAAACCCGCAGATCGTCTACCCCGACTCTGATGACGACGACGTCGTCAACGGAGTGGTCAGCGCCATGCGCTTCTTCCGCCAAGGCCAGTCCTGCACCGCCGGATCGCGGTTGTTCCTGCACCGCTCCATCGCCGACTCGTTCACCGACAAACTGCTCGCCGCGATCGCGCAGTTCCGCGTCGGCGACCCGCTCGATGAGACCTCTGACATCGGCTCCATCGTCAATCGCAAACAGTACGAACGGGTTTGCGGGTTCATCGCCGAGGGCATCGACCAGCCCGGCGCCACCCTGCTGGCCGGCGGACTGCCCGACGGCGGCCAGCACGGCTTCTATGTGCAGCCAACGGTGTTCGCCGACGTGCAAAACTCCTGGCGCATCGCCCGCGAGGAAATCTTCGGCCCGGTCCTGTGCATCATCCCGTGGGACGACGAAGACGACGTGATCGCCATGGCCAACGACTCCCACTACGGCCTATCCGCGTTCATCTGGTCCAAAGGCATCGCGACCGCACTGCGCACCGCGCACCGCCTGCAAGCAGGCTGGGTCCAGATCAACCAGGGCGGCGGACAAGCTCTCGGCCAGTCCTACGGTGGAGTCAAACAAAGCGGAATCGGCGCCGAATTCTCGCTCGAAGGCATGCTCGACAGCTACACCCGGCGCAAGCACATCTCAGTCAGGATCGCCCAGTGACGACAGCCACCACATCGGCACCCATCGGTCCGCTCGATGGCCTTGTCGTACTCGATCTTTCGCGTGCCGTTGCCGGCCCGATGGCAGCAATGATCCTCGGCGATCTTGGCGCCCGAGTCATCAAGATCGAAACCCCAGAATGCGGCGATGACTCCCGCGGGTTTGGGCCACCGTTCGTCGGAGCCCCCGAAGACCGCCAGTCCACCTACTTCATGTCGGTCAACCGCAATAAGGAATCCGTCGAGCTCGACCTCAAATCCGACGCCGGCGCCCAGGCACTGCGCGAACTGATCGTCCGCGCCGACGTCCTGATCGAGAACTTCCGTCCCGGAGCCCTCGACCGGCTCGGCTTCTCACCGACGGTACTCAACGATCTCAACCCGCGCCTGGTGATCCTGTCGATCTCAGGATTCGGGCACGACGGCCCCGAAGGCGGCCGGCCGGGTTATGACCAAATAGCCCAGGGCGAAACAGGACTGATGGCAGTCACCGGAGACAGTCCTGAACACCCGACCCGCATCGGCGTGGCCGTCACCGATGTCCTGGCCGGTGTCCACGGCGCTGTCGGCGCCCTGGCGGCACTGTTTGACCGGCAACGCGGCGCTGACGGATCCGTCGTGCGGACCTCGCTGCTAGCTGCCGGGGTCAGCGCCCACACCTTCGTCGGATCGAAGTGGACTGTGGCCGGTGAAGTCGCCGTCCCGACTGGCAATCACCACCCGTCGATTGCCCCCTACGGCAGCTTCGCCTGCCGCGATGGTCACGTGCTCATCGCCTGCGGCAGTGAACCGATCTGGCGGCGCCTACAACCACTGGTCGACGGCGCCGACGACGATCGATTCGACAACAATGCTGCCCGGGTCGCCCACCGCAACGAACTCACCGCGCTCATCAAACAGGCCTTCAGCACCAAATCTCGCAAGGAGGTCGTCGCCGCGCTGGCGGCCGCGGGCGTCCCGGCCGGGGTGATCCGCACCATCGACGAGGTCTACACCTGGGAACAGACCCGAAGCCAAGGACTGGTCATCGAAGTTCAAGATCCGCATGCTGGCCGGGTCGAATTACCAGGGCCCGCGGTGCGTATCGAAACCGCCGACGGGCACTCCCTGCTCCGGCGAAACCACAGCGCTCCACCAACACTGGGCCAGCACAACACCGCCATCGCGCATTGGCTGTCCCGTGCAGCGGCCACCAGCACCGACCAGGAACCACAGCCGCCCTGCGGTGACCTCACCGGTCTGGGATCGACACCACTGGTCGTCACGAACCGATCCGTCTGAACGCCGCGACAACGACGTCGGCGTCCCACGGGGCCCTAGCGTGCCACTGGCTGTAATGCGCCCGTGGCGGCATTCCGCTCCGTCCCCAACCACGCCGGCCTAGTTGCTGAATTGTCGCAGGCGTGTTGGTAATTCACTCACCGGTCCCCAGCTCGATGTCCACCTTGATCGTCGGCCACTTCCTGGTCGATGATCCCGACAATCCGGCGGAAGCTCACCTGTGATCCGACAAAATGTCTGTCGTGAGGATCATAGTGATGCGCGACACTTGCCCGTCAAGAAGCCTTTGAACGCCGGAGCGATCCGGCCCCCAGCCAGAGAGAATGTCCATGTCAGAGATCCTTGGAACGCAGATCGACCCAGATAGCGGGTCGCCACGGCTGCGCGGCAACCTCGGCACCGCCGCCATCGTGCTGATGGTGGTCGCCGCAGCCGCACCCCTGACCACATTGAGCGCCAACGTGCCATTGATGCTCACCCTGGGTCAGGGAGTCGGCGCGCCGGTGGGATTCCTCGTCGCCGGGGTGGTGTTCACTCTCTTCGCAGCCGGCTTCGTAGCCATGACTCACTTTGTCACCAAAGCGGGCGCCTTCTACGCCTACATCGAAAAAGGTCTCGGCCGCCGCTTCGGCCTGGCCTCAGCTCTGGTCGCCTACGCCGCCTACAGCTCCACCTTGCTAGCCGTCTACGGCTACCTGGGTGCCACCTTGGCCAACCTCATCTCTGACTACGGCGGCCCACACCTCCCGTGGTGGGCCATGACCGCCATCGTCATCGCCATCACCGGATTCCTGGGCTACCGCCACATCGAAGTCAGCGCGAAAGTCCTCGGAATCTTCCTGGTATCCGAAATCGCCATCGTCGTCATCCTGGACGCCGTCATCTTCGCCCGCGGCGGATCACACGGCCTCACCTTCGACTCCTTCACAACCTCCGGCATCGGCGGCGGGCTGGGGGTGGCGATCTTGTTCGCCCTCTTCGGATTCGTCGGCGTAGAAGCCACCGCCATCTTCCGCGACGAAGCCAAGGACCCTCAAAAAACCATCCGCCGCGCTACCTACTGGGCAGTCGGCATCATCGCCGTCTTCTACGCACTGTCAAGCTGGGCACTCATCGAAGGCAACGGCGGAAACCAAGCCGTCGCCGTCGCCACCACAGACCCGGACAACTTCACCATTAACACCGCCGGGGCATTCCTCGGCGCCATCGGCCGCGACGTCACCCAGGTCCTGCTCACCGTCAGTCTGTTTGCCGCAGCCCTGTCCTTCCACAACATCGCCGCACGCTACAAATTCGTGATCGCCAACCATGGACTGCTCCCCGCCTCCTGGGGTCAAGCCCACCCCCGCCACGACGCACCATCGCGTGCCTCGCTGGTCGTCACCATCATCTCGGTGATCATCATGGGCATTTTCGCTATCCTGCAATTGGATCCACTCCTGGAGATCTTTGGCCCCATGGGCGGAATCGGCATCACCGGACTCGCCTTCCTATGGTTTCTCACCGCGGCCGCCGTAGCCACCTTCTTCGCCCGAAAGGGCGGATACCCCGCCACGGTGGTCGTCGCCGTCGCGGCGGTACTCGTCCTGGCGGCGTGCCTCATCCTCATCGTCAGCAACCTGACCACCATCGTCGGTGGCACCACCACGCTGGCGGTCCTGATGGGACTCGTGCCGGTCGTCTTCTTCCTCGTCGGCTACTTCGCCAGCGCCCGCGTCAGCGACCGCATCGTCGAGAACACTGAAACCCGCTGAAATCCGGCAACAACAACGAGTAGTCCGACCGTGGTGGCGACCTCCCGCCGCCACCACCACAGGGCCACTGAGCCCCCGACGGCCCGCAACTCCCGATCGTGTTCCGTCAACGGTTCCCGCTCCGACGTCAGGTTTTCCACATCGGCGGCGAGGCTGTCGATGTCAGCTGCGTTGTTCGCGCGTGGACAGCTCCTCGGTGAACTGTGCCAGTTCGAGTTTGGCTTTGATCGCGGTGAGGAACCTGGCCGCGTCGGCTCCGTCTATGAGCCGGTGGTCGTAGGTGAGGGACAGGTAGGCCATATCGCGGATATCGACGATCTGATGCCCGTCCTTGTCCAGGGTGACGGTGGCACGAGCTACGACCGCGCCGGTGCCAAGGATGGCGACCTGGGGCTGGTTGATGATGGGAGTGTCGAAGAGGGCGCCCCGGGATCCGGTGTTGGTAACGGTGAACGTACCCGCGGATAGCTCATCGACACTCAGCGTGTTGCTGCGTGCTCGCCCTGCAAGATCCGCAGTGGCAGTGGCGATTTCGTGGATGCGCAAGCCGTCCGCGTTACGGATGACCGGTGCTAGCAGTCCGCGATCGGTATCAACCGCGACATTGAGGTGGACGGCGCCGTGATAGGTGACAGTGCCCGCGCCGGTATCGATCGACGCGTTCAACGCCGGGAAGTCGGCGAGCGTGTCGACCGCTGCGCGCAGGAAGAAATGAGTGAAGGACAGCCGGACCCCGTGCGCGGCGAAGAAAGCGGGCCCGTGCAGCTTGCGCAATTCGTTGACAGACGTGACGTCGACTTCGACGACGGTCGTCAACTGCGCCGAGGTCTGCAGAGAATCAACCATCCGAGTGGCGATCACCGATCGCAGTCGAGTGAGCTTCTCGGTGCGGTCCGGCCGCGGCGCGTGCACGGCGGGCGCAGTGCGATGAGGCGAAAGATCGTGCAGGCGAATGCGACCGTTATGGCCGCTGCCGCGTAGCGCTGAGGTGTCGAGGCCGCGCTGTCTGACGCGAAGGTCTATTAGAGGGCTCAGGTAGAGATTGGGTGCGTGCGCGGCTACTGAGTCATCGGGATGCCCGGACGTGCTGCCGGCCGCGCTCGCGGCGGCGAGGACATCAGACTTGCGGATACGGTTGCCGACGCCGCTGCCCTGGATACTGGTCAGTTCGATGCCGTGCTCTGAGGCCAGCCGACGTACCAACGGTGTTACGTAAGGCTTTTCGGAATCTGTCGGGTTTTGGATGGCGGTAGAGGTGTTGGCCTCACTCGCGCTCTGATCCGACGTGCTCGGAGTGTTGTCGTCGGCGCCAACGGGGGTGTCGTCGATGAACGCGAGGGTAGCGCCGACGGGGAGCGTCTGTCCTTCGTCAGGCACGATGTCGATGAGACGGCCTGAAGCTGGGGCGCTGACCTCGGTATCGACTTTGTCAGTGGACACTTCAAGCAATGGTTCGCCTTCTTCGACGAGGTCACCGGGGAAGCGCAGCCATCGGCTGACGAGGGCTTCACTAACGCTCTCTCCGAGATCGGGCAAGGTCACTGCAACCGGCATGAACTGTTCCTTGTGTTGGGTGGTGGAGAGGTGAATCGGCCGACCGCAGCAGGTGACGGGTGGCACCGGACTGCGGCTTCGGTGAGGGATCAATGCGATGCGCGTCCCGCATAGCTGCGATGCGTGCGCAGGTTGGACACGTGTGGCGGCAGGAGACGGCTCCGCTCGGTTTCGGATAGTCCGCCCCAGGTGCCGAACGCTTCGACATAGGCCAGTGAGTGATGTCGGCACGAGTCGATGACCGGGCACTGCGCGCAGACCTGTTTGGCCAATTGCTCACGACGCGTGCGTGCCACGCCGCGTTCGCCCTCGGGGTGGAAGAACAGCGACGGATCCTCAGCGCGGCAGCGGGCGCGAAGCCGCCATTCCCATCGGTCATGCCCGGTCACATGTTCGCCGATCTTCCGGAACTGTCTTGGCGCGGTAGTGCGCCGCTTTCCGGCACCTGGGCGCACAACCACGCGGCGCTGACCATCTCGTTGGCGTCTCTGTTGCAGGCTCAGACGTGTGCTGGTGTCACCAGTTTGCGTGCAGCGTCGACGATGTCGGCGGCGCGTGGCAATACCGCGGCTTGCAGGACGGGCGCTGAGGGCATGCGTAGATCGTTGAGGCCTATCCGGGAAACCGGCGCGGCCAGGATGTCGAAATGCCGTTCGGTGATGTGGGCGGCAATCTCGGCACCGAAACCTGCGGTGAGATTGGCTTCGTGTGCGACCACGACACGTCCGCCGGCGGCGCGCACGACGTCCGCGATCGCTGCGTCGTCGAGGGGACGCAACCACCTCAGATCGAGCACGGACGCGTGAATGCCGTTGAGCGCTAGATCATCAGCAGCCGAGAGCGCTTCGTGCAGCATGGAGCCCCAGGTGATGATCGCCAGATCGGAGCCGTCACGGTGCTTGCGTGCGCCGGCCGCTGCCTGCACCTCGCCACCGGCTGTCACCGATCCCGTTTCTTGGTAGAGGCTGCGGTGTTCGATGAGGATTGTCGGGTCGGGGTCGGCGATGGCTGCGCGGGTCATGGAATATGCGTCCTGGGCGGTGGCGGGCAAGCCGACCTTGATGCCCGGGATGTGCGCCAGAATGGCCTCGATGCTCTGCGAGTGCTGAGCGCACGATCCGGGCGTGACACCTTGCTGCATGCGCACGACCATCGGGGCGGTGAGCCGTGAGCGGCTGACGTACCGCACATTGGCTGCTTGGTTGATGATCTGATCGAGCGCGACGAAGAGAAAGTCGGCCCACATGATTTCCACGACCGGGCGCATCCCCTCCATGGCCGCGCCAACAGCGGCGCCCAGGATCGCCGCTTCGGCGATCGGAGTGTCGAAGATGCGACGCTCTCCGTAGTCTTTCTGCAGACCGCGAGTCACGCCGAAGATGCCGCCGGCAAATCCGACGTCTTCGCCCCAGATGGCGACCTCGGGGCGGTTGTCCATCTCCGTGCGCAGTGCGAGGTTGATTGCCCGCAAGTAGCTGAGCTCTTTGGCCGGTTCCACTGGGCTTGTCGGCCTTGTGTCGCTGGTTGTGTCGGGTGCCAGCACGTGCGTGTAGACGTCGGCGACGACGGGGTCCGGCGCGGTTCGTACACGCTGGGCGATGGAGTCGATGAGTTTGTAGACCTGCTCGTCGATATCGTCGATCTCATCCTCGGTCAGTGCGCCTTCGTCGAGGGCACGCAGGATCAGTCGGGGGAGTGGGTCAGCGGCTCGGGCGGCGTCAGCGTCCGCCTCGGGGCGGTAGTGCTGGATGTCCTTGTTGTAATGTCCCGACAGTCGGGAGGTCTTGCATTCCAGAAGAATTGGGCCCTCGCCGGATCGGCACTTCGCCGCGGCCGCCCCGACCGCCTCGTACACCGCGAAGGGGTCGTTGCCGTCCACGACGTGGCTTTCGATGCCGAGCCCGTGGCTGCGCTCGGCCAGATCGGGCACCCGGTTGATTCCGGAAATGGCGGTCATCTCGGCCCAGCCGTTGTTCTCGCACAAGAAAATGACCGGCAGATTGCGTGCCGCAGCAAAGATCATGCCTTCGGTCGTCGCGCCCTGATTCATGGCGCCATCGCCGACC
This window encodes:
- a CDS encoding aldehyde dehydrogenase family protein, which codes for MTNTLASDVLAVGDVAMLINGMPYEAAAGWIEVESPRDGTVLGRVPRAGEAEIDAAIQAARSAQPAWSDFAPRARGAVFRAIADALEPEVEYLARLCSAENGNALRTQTRGEAAFVVDCFRFFSGLAQEAKGETIPINLDVLDYSRREPLGVVGAIIPWNAPLMLAAVKIAPALLMGNTMVLKTAEDAPFAVLKLAEICQRHLPHGVLNVVTGFGPEAGEALTAHPGVDKLSFTGSTAVGRRIMTKAADRIVPVSLELGGKNPQIVYPDSDDDDVVNGVVSAMRFFRQGQSCTAGSRLFLHRSIADSFTDKLLAAIAQFRVGDPLDETSDIGSIVNRKQYERVCGFIAEGIDQPGATLLAGGLPDGGQHGFYVQPTVFADVQNSWRIAREEIFGPVLCIIPWDDEDDVIAMANDSHYGLSAFIWSKGIATALRTAHRLQAGWVQINQGGGQALGQSYGGVKQSGIGAEFSLEGMLDSYTRRKHISVRIAQ
- a CDS encoding CaiB/BaiF CoA transferase family protein gives rise to the protein MTTATTSAPIGPLDGLVVLDLSRAVAGPMAAMILGDLGARVIKIETPECGDDSRGFGPPFVGAPEDRQSTYFMSVNRNKESVELDLKSDAGAQALRELIVRADVLIENFRPGALDRLGFSPTVLNDLNPRLVILSISGFGHDGPEGGRPGYDQIAQGETGLMAVTGDSPEHPTRIGVAVTDVLAGVHGAVGALAALFDRQRGADGSVVRTSLLAAGVSAHTFVGSKWTVAGEVAVPTGNHHPSIAPYGSFACRDGHVLIACGSEPIWRRLQPLVDGADDDRFDNNAARVAHRNELTALIKQAFSTKSRKEVVAALAAAGVPAGVIRTIDEVYTWEQTRSQGLVIEVQDPHAGRVELPGPAVRIETADGHSLLRRNHSAPPTLGQHNTAIAHWLSRAAATSTDQEPQPPCGDLTGLGSTPLVVTNRSV
- a CDS encoding APC family permease gives rise to the protein MSEILGTQIDPDSGSPRLRGNLGTAAIVLMVVAAAAPLTTLSANVPLMLTLGQGVGAPVGFLVAGVVFTLFAAGFVAMTHFVTKAGAFYAYIEKGLGRRFGLASALVAYAAYSSTLLAVYGYLGATLANLISDYGGPHLPWWAMTAIVIAITGFLGYRHIEVSAKVLGIFLVSEIAIVVILDAVIFARGGSHGLTFDSFTTSGIGGGLGVAILFALFGFVGVEATAIFRDEAKDPQKTIRRATYWAVGIIAVFYALSSWALIEGNGGNQAVAVATTDPDNFTINTAGAFLGAIGRDVTQVLLTVSLFAAALSFHNIAARYKFVIANHGLLPASWGQAHPRHDAPSRASLVVTIISVIIMGIFAILQLDPLLEIFGPMGGIGITGLAFLWFLTAAAVATFFARKGGYPATVVVAVAAVLVLAACLILIVSNLTTIVGGTTTLAVLMGLVPVVFFLVGYFASARVSDRIVENTETR
- a CDS encoding 2-oxo acid dehydrogenase subunit E2; amino-acid sequence: MPVAVTLPDLGESVSEALVSRWLRFPGDLVEEGEPLLEVSTDKVDTEVSAPASGRLIDIVPDEGQTLPVGATLAFIDDTPVGADDNTPSTSDQSASEANTSTAIQNPTDSEKPYVTPLVRRLASEHGIELTSIQGSGVGNRIRKSDVLAAASAAGSTSGHPDDSVAAHAPNLYLSPLIDLRVRQRGLDTSALRGSGHNGRIRLHDLSPHRTAPAVHAPRPDRTEKLTRLRSVIATRMVDSLQTSAQLTTVVEVDVTSVNELRKLHGPAFFAAHGVRLSFTHFFLRAAVDTLADFPALNASIDTGAGTVTYHGAVHLNVAVDTDRGLLAPVIRNADGLRIHEIATATADLAGRARSNTLSVDELSAGTFTVTNTGSRGALFDTPIINQPQVAILGTGAVVARATVTLDKDGHQIVDIRDMAYLSLTYDHRLIDGADAARFLTAIKAKLELAQFTEELSTREQRS
- a CDS encoding WhiB family transcriptional regulator, with amino-acid sequence MTGHDRWEWRLRARCRAEDPSLFFHPEGERGVARTRREQLAKQVCAQCPVIDSCRHHSLAYVEAFGTWGGLSETERSRLLPPHVSNLRTHRSYAGRASH
- a CDS encoding alpha-ketoacid dehydrogenase subunit alpha/beta, with product MSTHPFSAAQAYRQMALIRRFEEQILDLGREGVIAGSIHLCLGQEAIPVGALAALQEQDRVLSTYRGHGWALACGTDPEALMAEIAQRGNGVNGGRAGSPLLSDPDHGFLGENSIVGAGVPIADGVALASQYLGTNRVVVTSVGDGAMNQGATTEGMIFAAARNLPVIFLCENNGWAEMTAISGINRVPDLAERSHGLGIESHVVDGNDPFAVYEAVGAAAAKCRSGEGPILLECKTSRLSGHYNKDIQHYRPEADADAARAADPLPRLILRALDEGALTEDEIDDIDEQVYKLIDSIAQRVRTAPDPVVADVYTHVLAPDTTSDTRPTSPVEPAKELSYLRAINLALRTEMDNRPEVAIWGEDVGFAGGIFGVTRGLQKDYGERRIFDTPIAEAAILGAAVGAAMEGMRPVVEIMWADFLFVALDQIINQAANVRYVSRSRLTAPMVVRMQQGVTPGSCAQHSQSIEAILAHIPGIKVGLPATAQDAYSMTRAAIADPDPTILIEHRSLYQETGSVTAGGEVQAAAGARKHRDGSDLAIITWGSMLHEALSAADDLALNGIHASVLDLRWLRPLDDAAIADVVRAAGGRVVVAHEANLTAGFGAEIAAHITERHFDILAAPVSRIGLNDLRMPSAPVLQAAVLPRAADIVDAARKLVTPAHV